The Gordonia terrae genome contains the following window.
TCGCTGATCTCCACGGTCTCGGTGACGAACTCATGGTCGGTGACACCGAAACCGAACAGCGACCGCACGTGGTCGGCGTCGCCCCAGAGCGGACCCGGCTGCGCACCGGGCGGCGGTGGCGGGGCGTACGGCTTCATGACCGCGAACAGTTCGCCGATGAAACCTGTTGGCGTCCAGTTGATCAGCCCGATCCGTCCGCCGGGTCGTACGATGCGGACGAGCTCGTCGGCACACTTCTGATGGTTCGGCGCGAACATGACCCCGACACACGACGTCGCGATGTCGAACTCGTTGTCATCGAACGGGAGATCCTCGGCGTCGGCGGTACGCCAGGTGATCGGCAGGTCGCGGTGCCGGGCTTCGCCCACGGACAGGAGCTCGGGTGTGAGGTCGCTGGCGACGACGTGCCCGCCGGCCTCGGCCGCCGGTACGGCCACATTCCCGGCGCCGGCGGCGACGTCGAGGACCTTGTCCCCGGCGGTGACGTGCATTGCGTCGACGAGGCGTCGACCCAGCGGTGCGATGAGGTCGGCGACGGCCGGATAGTCGCCGGAGGCCCAGAGCTTGCGGTGGCGAGCCTTGATCTCGGCGTCGAACGGGGCGCGTTGCGAAGTGGTCATGATGAAAGGTCCCTCGAGTCGTCGGATGGCTGTTGTCCGTGACCGGACACAACGAGCATCCGACGAAGCCCGGCCCGGGCTCTAGACCAAGATCTGTACCGGTGGCAGTTCAGTTTCTGTACTGGTCATCAGTCGACGACGGGTGTGTACTGGGTCGAGGAGGTTTCGACACGGCGCCTCGCTTCGCTCGGGGCCGGCTCAACCAGCAGCGGGGAGGCTGCGATGACATCGTATGGACAGTTCTGTCCGGTGGCCAAGGCGATGGAGTTGCTCGACGAGCGGTGGACAATTCTCATCGTTCGCGAACTCCTCCTGGGCAGTAGACATTTCAACGAGCTACGACGCGGCGTGCCGAAGATGTCGCCGGCACTGCTCACCAAACGGCTGCGAAGTCTCGAGCGCGCGGGGGTGATCAACCGCTCGGAGGTCGGCGGACGTTCGGTGTACACGCTGACGGCCATGGGCGAGGAGCTCACGACGGTCGTGGAGGCGTTGAGCGCGTGGGGTATCCGCTGGATCGGCGAACTCGGCGACGCCGACCTCGACCCCCATCTGCTCATGTGGGACATGCACCGCACCGTCCCCATCGACCGATGGCCGCGCCGACGCACCATGGTGCAGTTCGTCTTTCGAGACGTCATCGGCAAGGCGAGTATTTGGTGGCTGGTCGTCGCCGGCGGTGAGGCGCAGGTGTGCGACTTCGACCCCGGCTACGAACTCGACGCCACCGTGGTGACCGATTTGCGTACTCTCACCGAGATCTGGCGTGGCGATATCGACTGGCGTCTCGCGCTCACGAGCGATCGGGTCGAGATCCACGGTCCCGCGGAGGTGGCTCGGGACGTGCCGTCGTGGATCGGTCAGAGCCTCACCTCGGCGATTCCGCGACCGGCCTGAGCGTGGCTGAGCCGGTTCAGGCGATGTCGCGACGGAACGTCGTGTACCGACCGATGACCGCGAACGCGGCGATGTAGGCGAGCATCACGAGCGCGCCGGCCCACTGCGGGAGCAGGTCGTCGCTCCCGCCGCCCATCGTCGCGAAGAAGCTCGATCCGACAAGGGCGTCGGCGGCCGACCCGGGCAGGAACTTCGACACCGAGGACGTGACGTCGAACGTCGCGAGTGCGATGCGCGCGATGGGTTCGACGAGCTGGGTGAAGGCCAGCAAGATCACGATCGCAGCGACCTGGTTGGACACCACCGCGCCGAACGCCACGCCCATCGCCGTCCACAGCACCATCACCAGCATCGAGAGACCGATCACCTCGAGGGTGGAGCTGTCACCGAGGAACGCGCCGTCCCCGACGGTGGCGAGGATCGGTGCCGCCGTCGCGACGACCGCCAGCGTGCCCAGGACGCCGTAGAGCAGGCCCATCGGGATACCTGCGATCAGCTTCGCCACCAACAGGACTCCGCGTCGGGGCTCGACGAGCAGACTCGCGGTGATGGTCTTGTGCCGGAACTCCCCGGTGACAGCGAGGCTGCCGATCACGAGGGCGAACACATACCCGATCGGGCTGGTGAGCGCGTAGATCGAGCGGGCCAGGTCGGCGCCGACGAGGGTCGTCGGTTGCTGCATCGCATTCTCGGTGGTCATCGAGAAGGCCAGCGCCGCACCGATGAAGCCGAGGTATACGACCATCGCGACGAGCAGTACCCACCACATCCTGGTGGAGGTGAACTTGCGGTACTCGGCGATCAGCGCGGCCCTCATCGGACAGCCTCCGGCGACGTCGGGCCAGCGGCCGGGGGACCGGGTGGACCGCTCGGGAAATGACTCGTCGGTGCGTCCGACGACCTCGTGAGGTTCAGGAAGACCGCCTCGAGGTCGGCGCCGACGTCGGCGAGCTGGTGGAGTTCGATGCCCGCGGCGAAGGCCGCCGTACCGACCGTGGCAGCGCTCACGCCGGGAATCCGGAAACCGTCGTGGGTGTCCTCGACCTGCCAGCCGCGCTCACCCGCGAGCGCGACGAACGACGCCCGCGACGGGGTCCGCACGACGACCGCGTGCTCGGCCAGCGCCTCGAAGTCGGCGAGCGTCGACGCCCGGACCAGCTTGCCGTTGCCGATCACCACGACGTCGTCGACGGTGCTCCGCACCTCGGCGAGCACGTGGCTGGAGACGAGAACCGTCCGTCCCTCGTGGGCCAGTGAACGGAGCAGTCCGCGCAGCCACACGATCCCCTGCGGATCGAGTCCGTTCGCCGGCTCGTCGAGCAGGATGATCTGCGGGTCGCCGAGCAACGCGGTGGCCAGGCCGAGGCGCTGCCGCATGCCCATCGAGTAACCGCCGACGCGGCGGTCCGCGGCCTGGGCGAGTCCGACGAAGTCGAGCACTTCCCGGCATCGTGACGTGGGGACGCCAACCTGTGGAGCGAGCGCTTTGAGGTGCCCGAGTCCGGTGCGCCCGGGGTGGAAGCTCGACGCCTCCAGTGCCGCGCCGACGTGCTGGGCGGGTTGCGGGATCTGCCGGAACGGACGGTCGCCGATCAGCGCCCGGCCGGTGGTCGGTTCGACCAGGCCCAGGAGCATCCGCAGGGTCGTGGTCTTGCCCGAACCGTTCGGTCCGAGAAACCCGGTGACGCGACCGGGCGCAACGGTGAACGAGAGGTCGTCGACCGCGGTCAGGCTGCCGAACCGCTTGGTGAGACCGTCGATCGTGATCGCGGGTGACTCCATCGGTGCCTTCCGTTGGTGGGTTGGCCACTTACGCTATCAAACGCGCTCGTAATCAACCGGATTCGCGAGAATTCACCGGAAAGAGCCGGGAGTTGGTGCGCAATCTGTTGCGGCGCAGTCCAATCGGAGTTCAGCTCACAGCCAGTCGCGTTTACGGAACGAGAGGTAGAGGCCGACGACCACCACGACGATGAGCGTCGTGCTGGTGATGAAGCCGAGTAGTCGCTCGAAACCGGGGAACGGCACATTCTGTCCGTAGAAGCCGGTGATGGCGGTCGGCACGGCGATGATCGCGGCCCACGCGGTCAGCTTCTTCATGACCGTGTTGAGGCGCGCGTCGGCGAGGGTCAGGTTGGTCTCGAAAACGGTGGTGATCATGTCGCGCAACGACTCCGTCCACTCCGATGCGCGCAGCGCGTGGTCGTAGAGATCGGAGAAATGCGGATCGAGTTCGGGCGGCGCGTGGTTGTCGAACCGTCGTCGCTGGATGCCGGCGATCACCTCGCGCATCGGCAGGACCACCCGCCGTAGGACGACGAGGTCCTTGCGCAGGTCGTAGGTTCTGCGTTGCAGCTCGCGCCCCGGGATGCGCTCGTCGAAGAGCAACGCCTCGAGATCTTCGATCTCGTCGTCGAGGCGCTGCACGGCGTCGAAATGTCCGTCGACGACGACGTCGAGCAAGCCGTGCACGAGCGCGCCGATCCCGTATTGCATGGCCCCGCTGTCCGACCACCGCCGCATGACCTCGTCGATGTCGAGCGCCGGGGTCGGTCGCACGGTGATCAGTGCGTTGCGTTTGACGAAGACGGAAATGCGGTGCAGGTCGAACATTCGCGCCCGTCCGTTCGCAGAGGCGCGGAAATCGGTCGCCGCGGAGCCGTCATCGTCATCGTCCCGGTCCTCGGACTGTGCGTCTCCGTTGTGCAGCGACACCGCGTAGACCATCACGAAGGTGTGCCCGGTGTACGTGACGGTCTTGACCCGCTCGGCCGCCGCGACGGTGTCCTCGATCGCGAACGGGTCGAGTTCGAGTTCGTCGGCGAGCCGGGACAGCGTCTCGTGGGTGGGACATTCCAGATCCGCCCAGATCAGTTTCTCGGGATCCTCCAGGCAGTGGGAGATCTCGCCGAGGTCGAAGCCGTCCACCGGATCACCGTTCCGCCAGATCTGACCGCGGATGCGTTCGACGCCGCGAGGTTCCGACACATCCGAGGGCACTGTCATGTGGCCATCGTGACACCGTCGGACGTTTTCCGACGGTTCGACAGGCAGTGGCGACGTCGGTCACGCCGGGTGGTCGTCGTCCGCGGGTAGCATCGAAATCGGTGTCTGTGACGGGAACGGACACCGAATCTCCAGGTAAGGCGGCGACGACATGGTCGACAGCAGTTCCCGCGGACATCGGTTGATGCCCGCGCGCACGAGCGAACAGATCCGCGAGTGGTGCGATCGTTCCGCGGTGCCGGGCGAGCGGCGCGAACTGTCCGACACCGCGGCGCTGCTCATCGCGTCCGGATATCTCACCCCGGGTGGGCGGGCGATCGTGGTGCGCCGGATCTCCACCGGCCGGCCGATGCCGTCGATGTCCGCGGGCTTCGGCGACCTCCGACGCATGCAGCGCGCGATCGTCCAGATCGAACACCAGTTGTCGAGTCCGGTGGTGCCCGGCGTGGTCGGTGCCGTGATGCGCAACCGGCTCAACGGTCTGCAGCGCCGCCGCGAGGACGCCCGCAAGCAGATCGTCGCAGCCAAGGGTGTGTTCGCGTCGGGAACCAGGGCGATCCGGCGCGAGCGGCGCGAGAACGTCTATCTCGAGATCGAGGAACGAGACCGGCTCTTCGCCGGCCTGCTGTGCACGCCGACCCCCAACGTCAACACGTCGAGCTATGTCCGTCGCGCCGGAACCGCGGCGTTCGACCGGATCGCCGGCGTGGTCGGGCAGGTGGCCGCGAAGTCGGGCAACTCGCAGGCGGGGCAGTGGGCCGACCAGTTCCTGTCCGGCGTGCGCGAGGCGCCGGGGGGTGCCGCGCAGGCCGGTGCGCCTCGCGCCGCGACCTTCGTTGACGGTTACGAGACGCTCTTGTTCATCACCGGCCACTACTACGACCGCATCCTCGGCAACCCTGCGTGGCGTTCCGACCACTTCGAGGTCCAGCGCACCCAGGTGAACCTGCATGCCGAGGTCGCCGAGATCGCCGCCGACGTCATCGCACTGCGAGCTGTCCGCATCGACCTCGATCGGGCCAAGCGCAACGGCGGCTTCGACCGCACCTTCGCCGCGCAGATCGATCAGCGTGAGACGACGCTGCGACCGGTGTGGACCGAGCTCATCGACCGCGTCCAGGCGCTCGGCGAGGTCGCGCACGTCGTCGAGTCCGCGGCCGTCGAGTTACAGGTCCTCGCCGAGTACAACAAGGCGGCCACGCTGGATGATCGCATCGACGCGCTGATCGCGAGATCAGGTGACCGGGAGATCTCCGTCGACAACGCCAAGCGACTCACCGAGCAGGTCCGCAGCGGCGAAGAGCAACTGCGGATCTATCGAGATGTGTTGCAGGGCAACATCGCGCGGATCTCGCCGGCGGTGCCTCGCGAGCTACCCGCCCGCTACGAGCCCTCGTGACCACGCGCTGAGGTAGTCCTTCTCGGCGGGGGTGAGCCTTCGCAGGGTGTGCTTCTCGATGTCGACGACGGCCATCTGCGTACTCGCCACACATGCCGGACGACTGTCGGCTTCGGCGCCGGCACTGCGGATCTCGTAGCCGATGGTGAAGTCCACTGAACGAAAGCCCCTGATCCACATCCCGATTCGCAGTGGCGAGTCGTCGTGGCGCAGCTGTGCCTGGTATCGGATGTCGACGTGCACGATCATCGCGCTGGTGATCAGCGGGGCGTGGTCCTCGCCGGCGCTCAACAGCCACGCGATGCGCGCCTCCTCCATGAGCGTGACCATCCGCGCGTGGTTGATGTGACCGAACGCGTCCATGTCCGACCATCGCACCCCGACGTCGGCGACGTACGCGAAGTCGTGTCGCCCGAGCCTCTCGGTCGACGGTGCGTCGTCTGGCTGGGGAGGCTGGGGGTGAACAGCAGGTGAACTGGGCATCGTCGACTTTCCTCGGCGGTCCCGGTGACCGTGAGACGCCGTGGTCACGGCCTTCCACTCCGCTGGACGCCGGGTAGTCTGTGAGTCTAGATGTCCGCGCCGCGCCGATCCGACCGGCGCGGACGCGTACGTGGTGACACGACGGGTCCGAGTGCGCTCGGGGGGACTGTCGGCGAGGGAGTTGGCTGGATGTCGAGGCGATTGATCGCAGGTCTGGTGTGCCTGATGGCGGGGATTCTGTTGACCCCCGCCATTGCCGACGCGGCTCCCAAACAGGTGGCGCGGATCGCCAAGTCCGAGAAACTGAGCGCTCTGCGCACCGACATCTGGGTGTTCTCGCCGGCGATGAACGAGCGGATCAAGCTCTCGGTGCTCACGCCGGTCGGCGGTTCGGCGCCGCGCTCGACGGTCTACATGCTCGACGGCGCGGGCGCCGAGGGCGCGGTCAGCGACTGGATCACCAAGGGTCGGGCCGGACGCTTCTTCGCGGACAAGAACGTGAACGTCGTGCTGCCCACGGGCGGCAAGGGCACCTTCTACACCGACTGGCAGAAGAAGGACGCGGCGCTCGGGAAGCCGATGTGGGAGACCTTCCTGACCAAGGAGCTGCCCCCGCTCATCGACGAACGGTTCGACGGGAACGGCCGCAACGCCGTCATCGGGCTGTCGATGGGCGGACAGGCCGCATTCTCGCTGGCCATCCGTCATCCCGAGATGTACACCGGGGTGGCCTCGCTCAGCGGTTGTCCGCCGGTGTCCGGGCCGGTCAACGAGGCGTATGTCCGGGGCACCGTCGGCCGCGACGGTGGCGACGCCACCAACATGTGGGGCCCGTTCGGTTCCGCGGGCTGGCGCGCGCACGATCCGAGCCTGCATCTGGACCGCCTGCGGGGGAAGAACATCTTCATCTCCGCCGGGTCGGGTGCCGTCGGTCCCCTCGACCTCCAGCGACAGATCGATCCGGAAGAGGGGCCGCGCGAGGTCGTGACCGCGTCGTCGTCGGCGCTCGAACTGGGTGCATACCGCTGCTCGCTGGAATTCGCCATCACGCTGCGCGCGGCGGGGGTGCGCTATACGGACGGGTTCCGGCTCATCGGAACCCACACGTGGGCGTACTGGGAGCGCGATCTCGAGGTCCTCTGGCCGACGATCGGCCGCGGGCTGTAGTCGGCCGCGGGCTCGCGATCGCGACGACAGATCGTCAGGCCCGCGGGCCCTCCCAGTTCTCGGCGAACCGTAGGAACACGTCGTCCTCGGTGGCGTTGGTGACGGTCACCCGGACGCCGTCACCGTCGAACGGGCGGACCACCACACCGGCGTCGACGCAGGCGCGTGCGAATTCCATCGACGCCGCCCCCAGCTCGAGCCACACGAAGTTGGCCTGTGAGTCCGGCACCCGGTATCCGGCGTCGCGCAGTCGAGCGGTGACGCGGGCGCGTTCGGCGACGACCGCGTCCGTGCGGGCCAGCAGCTGCTCGCCGGCATCCAGGCTGGCGAGCGCTGCGGCTTGCGCCACGCTGCTGACCGAGAACGGGATGTGGACCTTTCCGAGGGCTGTGATGACCTCCGGGTCGCCGATCGCGTACCCCACCCGCAACCCGGCCAGTCCGTACGCCTTCGAGAAGGTCCGCAGCACCACCAGGTTGGGGAACTCACGGCGGAGCTCGAGTGCGTCGTACGCCTGATTCGACGGCAGGCGCAGGTACTCGAAGTACGCCTCGTCGAGGGCGACGACGATGTCCGACGGCACGTTGTTCAGGAACTCACGGAGATCGGCTGCCTCGACGACGGTGCCGGTCGGGTTGTTCGGGTTGCACACGAAGATGAGCCGCGTGCGGTCGGTGACCGCGTCGGCCATCGCGCGCAGGTCGTACGTCAGGTCTCCGGTGAGCGGGACCTGCACCGGTGTCGCGCCCGCGACGCGGGTCGCGAGGGGATAGGTCTCGAACGACCGCCACCCGAAGACCACCTCGTCGCCCGGTCCGCTCGTGATGAGGATCAGGTTCTGGCAGAGGATGACCGATCCGCAGCCGACCTGGACCTCGTCTTCGGTGACACCGAGCCCCTTGGCCAGCGCCGCGGTCAGCTCGACCATCCCGTTGTCGGGGTAGCGGTTCACGCCTGCGGCCGCGGCGCCGATGGCGTCGACGACGCTCGGCAGCGGACCTTCGGTGACCTCGTTGCTCGCGAGTTTCACCGCTCCCGGAAACGTCTTGCCCGGCACGTACACGGGAAGGTCGTCCAGGTCGGGGCGGATTCGCAAGCTCACCCGACCAATGTAGGCCGCGACCCCGGAGACGCAGAAACCGGCTCTGACCAACCGGTTTGCTTGTGGACGCGAAGGGTGTGTAACCTTTCGACTCGGCAGTTCGAAAGGACTCCGCCAGGGAGGCGTGCCAGAGCGGCCGAATGGGACTCACTGCTAATGAGTTGTTCCGCTTAAAACGGAACCGGAGGTTCAAATCCTCTCGCCTCCGCCACCGCAGTCGGCCGACGGCGGTACAACTGAAGAGCTGTACAACTGAATATCACGCGCCCGTAGCTCAACGGATAGAGCATCTGACTACGGATCAGAAGGTTTGGGGTTCGAATCCCTACGGGCGCACCACAGAGGCCCGTCACCGATCCCGGTGGCGGGCCTCTTCTGTGTGCGCCGGACCCTGGGTGGGTGGACGAGGTGCCGGGGCACACGCTCTGGGGCACGGCGGCTCTCGGGCGGTCGCCGATGAGCTCGCGGATGATCCGTCGTGGTGCCATCCATCCTCACCGGGCCGCGCGGCGTCGACACGAGTACGGCACTACCCCAATCGGCGAGGGGGTGGCTACCCGCGGAGGATCACCAGCTGCTGGGTCGCCCGGGTCATCGACACGTAGCGGTCGACCGCACCCTCGATGCCCGCGCCGAAGGAGTCGGGGTCGACGAGCACCACGAGATCGAACTCGAGTCCCTTGGCGAGGGTCGGGGTGAGCGACCGCACGCGGTCGGTCCCGGCGAACCCCGGTTCGCCGATCACGCAGGCGATCCCGTCTCGATGCGTCGACGTCCACTCGCCGACCACCGCGTCGAGGTCCGCGCGGTCGCCGTACGTGACCGGAATGTCCGCCCGCCGAACAGAAGTCGGCACATTCGCGTCGGGGAGAACCGCGCGGATGACGGGTGCAGCAGCGTCCATGATCTCCTCGGGGGTTCGGTAGTTGATCGTGAGTCCCGCCGCTGTGACGTCGCTCAACCCGACCCGCTCGAGTCGCTCGGCCCAGGACTCGCCGAATCCTCGGCGAGCCTGTGCGCGGTCGCCGACGACGGTGAAGCTCTTCGACGGGCAACGATCGATCAGCATCTGCCACTGGGCGTCGGTCAGTTCCTGTGCCTCGTCGACGACGATGTGCGCGAACGGCCCGGCCAGCGGGCCGGTGGTCTCACCGTCGAGGTCGTCCCCGAGGTTGTGGCGCAGGTTCTCGTGTCGCAGCATCGCCATCAACCCCTCTCCGTCGTCGTGGACCTCGGCGGCGATCAGGTCGTCGACCACCTGGTCGATCTTCTCGCGCTCCGCCTCCCGGTCGGAGCGCTGCCTACGACGACGGGCCGACGCCGCCGGGTCGCCGATCCGGCGGTGGGCGCGGTCGAGGATCGGCAGGTCGGCCTCGGTCCAGGCGTCCGGGTTGCTGCGCTGGAGTGCGCGGACCTCGTAGGGTGACAGCCACGGCGCGCACATGCGGAGGAAGGCCGGCACCGACCACAGGTCACCGACGATCTCCGCGGCGTCGAGCACCGGCCACGCTCGCGAGAATGCCGTCACGAGTTCGTCGTTCGCCGACAGTGCACGACGCAGCGCGTGGTGCGGCACGTCGTCGTCGTGTCGCGACGCGATGATCGACATCAGCTCCTCCCAGACCTCGTCGCGGGCATCGTTGTGCGCCGTGCCGCGTTCCGGTACGTCGAAGGCCTCCGCCCAGTCGGTCGGGGTCAGAGTTGTCTCGGCCCAGGGCGTTTCGACGACAAAGGGTGCTGTGGGTGGTTGTTCGTAGAACTTGACCGCCGGTTCGACGGCCTCGACCATGCGAGCCGACGACTTCAACCGTGCGACGGCGGCGTCGGCTTCGGTTGTCGCCGAATCGCCTTCGGCAACCAGATCGGCGAGAGTGCATGTCTGGACACTCTCCTCGCCGAGGCTCGGCAACACATCGGCGACATACGAGAGGTAGGGCCGGTGGGGCCCGACGACGAGCAGCCCGCCCCGATTGCCGGCGAGGCGCGGATCGGCGTAGACGAGGTAGGCGGCACGATGCAGCGCGACGACGGTCTTGCCGGTCCCGGGCCCGCCGTCGACGACGAGGGCGCCGTGCGATCCGGCGCGGATGATCGCGTCCTGATCGGTGGCGATGGTGCCCAGGACATCCCGCATGCGCGGAGAACGACTGGCACCGAGGTCGGCGAGGAAGGCCGACTGGTCGTCGAGTGCCGCGTGTGAGGCGAGCACCGCCGGGTCGTCGACGAAGACCTCGTCCCAGTAGTCGGTGATCCGACCGTGTGTCCAGCGGTAGCGGCGTCTGCTCCGCAGCCCCATCGGGTCACGCCGGGTGGCGGCGAAGAACGGCGCGGCCAGCGGCGTGCGCCAGTCGACGAGCAGGGTGTCGCCGGTGGGATCGGTCAGACCGAGCCGGCCGATGTACAGGATCTCCCCGTCGTCGCGGACCAGACGGCCCAGGCAGAGGTCGAGGCCGAATCGGCGCAGAGATCGAATGCGCGCCCCGAGCTGGTGGATCTCCATGTCGCGGTCGACCGCCCGGCGGCCCTTGCCGCCGGCTTCGCGCCGCAGTCCCTGCAAGCGTTCGTCGGCGTCGGCCAGCGTGCGGCACAGATTCGTGGTGATCGACGTGAAGTGTCGAGCGTCGTCGGCGATGAGGGCGGGATCGTTCTTCGGGGAGAGGCGGTGAGGGAGGTCGAACACCGCGGTGGTCGTCGAAGTCGCGTCGGAGGGGGCGTCGGGGGCTGAGGTCACAGAGAGGGGCTCCGAATCGGCAGGCGGCAGGGTGGTCTCGGCAGGTGCGACAGCGATTCTGCACCGCATGGGGGGCCTTGCGGCAAGCCCCTGTCCAGGGCTTATGGTGAAAGGGGAAGAGCGATCGTCGGGCGCGCGGGTGAAACGGACCCCGGTTTCATGTGATCCGATGACCAATCAGCTGTTGCGGGCCGCGATGGTGTATGTGAAAGTACTTTCAGTTCACTACGGTGAACTCCTATCGGTGGGGCCTGTCAGGGGGCTGCCGCCCCCGAGCGCACGGGGGCGGGGCGGCAGCGCGGCCACAGCCTTCATTTCCCGGTCTCCCGGGTCGCGACTCATTCGACCGACTGGTCCGCTTCTCTGCACCGCATCGACGTGACCTGCGGCTTTCCGATCGTCGGCGTGAGCACCAGACCTCGCGCCGTAAGGTCGGAGGTGGAATGACACGCGGCGTCGCGCCGGTCCGCCGGTTCGGAGCGGGTGCTTCGACGCGTCGACGACGACGCAGGATCTCGACCGGAGGCCGACGATGGGACAGCCGTACGGGGAGCCGAACCACGGCGCCCGTGATCCGCGGCACCGCGGCGAGGTCGGCGGCCTGCCCGCCGGGTCGCCCCGCGACCCCTACGGTCGGCCCGTCGCGACACAGCTCTATCCCCCGCTCGGGTACGCCTCCGACGGCACCCCGATGTTCCGTCCCGGCCAGCCGACGAACACCGAACTGAACCTGGCCGAGCGCGCGGAGCGCGCAGAGGCGGAGCGCATCGCGACCGCCGAGCGCGAGGCCGACAGCTCAGCCGGTGAGTCCCGTTCGCGCATTCTCGACGTGCCCACCGCGACACTGATTCTGACGCTCGGGGTGGTGGTGCTGCTCGTGGTGGCCTTCGTCGGTTTCCTCGGTCTGCGCAACGGGTCGTCGGACGAACCGGTCGCGGACTCGCCGCTCATCACCGACACGATGCCGATCCCGCGCACTTTCGAACCGCCCAGCCTCACCCCGCCCGAACCGGGACAACAGCTTCCGGGCCGGCCCGGTGAGCGAATCGACCCGCAGAACAAGCCGGTGACCTACGAGGCGACCATCGACGGTCAGGCCACCATCCTGTACGTCGACGACGCCGGCCTGCGCTCCGAATTCGCCCCGACGAATCCGTGGACTGTTCGCTTCACCGGCGGGATCAACCCGCTGCGTCTGTTGGTGATCGCGGGGACGGGTAGCTCGGTGAGCTGTTCGATCACTGTCGACGGCGAGAAGGTGGTGGAGGACACGGTGACGCCGTCGTCGACGCGCCGAACCGCGTCCTGCATCGCCTAGGTGTTCACGTCCCCGTCACCGCGAATACCGCGTGTCGGTCGGATGACCTGCTCGTCCGATGTGTGATCGGGGCCGTGGCTCGCTACCGTGGTCTCGTGAGTTCTCCGCAGACAGCCCCTGACAGCGGTCAGTCCTCCGCCCCCACCGACGAGTTCAAGACGATGCTCACGTGGCGAGGCGAGGACACCGATCGACTCGAACAGGTCCGCCTGGTCGTGTCCGGCACGCGCCTCAAGGCATACGGACGGATCATCGCCGCGGCGACCGCCGACCACGAGGCGTTCTCCGCGTCGTACGAGCTGCAGACCACCGATGCCGGTGTGGTCAAGCGGCTGACCGTGCACCTGGTGCGCGCCGACGGCGAGACGCAGTTCGGCATCACCCGCGACGACGAGGGCACGTGGCTGATCCGTCGCCCCGACGGCGAGACCACCCGCTCGGACTTTGGCGGCGCGCAGGACGTCGAGCTTGCCCTGTCGCCCATGTTCAATTCCCTGCCGATC
Protein-coding sequences here:
- the helR gene encoding RNA polymerase recycling motor ATPase HelR, with the translated sequence MTSAPDAPSDATSTTTAVFDLPHRLSPKNDPALIADDARHFTSITTNLCRTLADADERLQGLRREAGGKGRRAVDRDMEIHQLGARIRSLRRFGLDLCLGRLVRDDGEILYIGRLGLTDPTGDTLLVDWRTPLAAPFFAATRRDPMGLRSRRRYRWTHGRITDYWDEVFVDDPAVLASHAALDDQSAFLADLGASRSPRMRDVLGTIATDQDAIIRAGSHGALVVDGGPGTGKTVVALHRAAYLVYADPRLAGNRGGLLVVGPHRPYLSYVADVLPSLGEESVQTCTLADLVAEGDSATTEADAAVARLKSSARMVEAVEPAVKFYEQPPTAPFVVETPWAETTLTPTDWAEAFDVPERGTAHNDARDEVWEELMSIIASRHDDDVPHHALRRALSANDELVTAFSRAWPVLDAAEIVGDLWSVPAFLRMCAPWLSPYEVRALQRSNPDAWTEADLPILDRAHRRIGDPAASARRRRQRSDREAEREKIDQVVDDLIAAEVHDDGEGLMAMLRHENLRHNLGDDLDGETTGPLAGPFAHIVVDEAQELTDAQWQMLIDRCPSKSFTVVGDRAQARRGFGESWAERLERVGLSDVTAAGLTINYRTPEEIMDAAAPVIRAVLPDANVPTSVRRADIPVTYGDRADLDAVVGEWTSTHRDGIACVIGEPGFAGTDRVRSLTPTLAKGLEFDLVVLVDPDSFGAGIEGAVDRYVSMTRATQQLVILRG
- a CDS encoding putative glycolipid-binding domain-containing protein, whose amino-acid sequence is MLTWRGEDTDRLEQVRLVVSGTRLKAYGRIIAAATADHEAFSASYELQTTDAGVVKRLTVHLVRADGETQFGITRDDEGTWLIRRPDGETTRSDFGGAQDVELALSPMFNSLPIRRGDVSTSSTEAAEVPVAYMYLPSGEVKPATMSYTAVQGGFEVVSPLATTTITVDDNGFVLDYPGLARRV